TGGTGTCTTGGCTGAGGTGAAGAAACGCAAGCATTATGAGAAGCCAAGCGTAAAGCGCAAGAAGAAGTCTGAGGCTGCTCGTAAGAGAAAGTTTTAGGAGGATTACCCACGCATGAATCTTAGCGAACGATTAAACGAAGATATGAAGCAAGCGATGAAGAGTAAGGACAAGTTCACACTCTCCACCATTCGAATGGTTCGTTCTACAATAAAGTATCTTGAAATAGATTTGAAGAGAACATTAGACGACAACGAAGTGCTTGATATCCTTAGTCGTGAGATCAAACAGCGCAAAGATGCCCTCCAAGAATTTGAAGCAGCGGGTCGCGATGAGCTTGCCGCGAGTACTAAGGCAGAAATCGAGATTATCATTAAATATCTTCCCGAGCAGCTTACCGAAGAAGAAATTAAAGTAATTGTACAGCAGACCATCCAGGAAACCGGTGCTTCTTCGAAAAGTGAAATGGGTAAGGTGATGAGCGCACTGATGCCTAAGGTCAAAGGTCGCGCCGATGGTAAACTCGTGAACCAGGCGGTTCAGCAATTTCTGCAATAATATAACGCTAGCACCCCTTTCATTAGGGGTGTTTTTCATTATGTGGAGCTTTTTGGATAGATCTGCGTATAAGGTATACTGAGAATTATATGCAGGCTTACATAAAATGATAAGTTGAGAATGCAAATGGTTCATGTACAAAAGGGGGGCGCAGGCTTGAATAAGTTACGCACCATCATATTTTCCTGTATCGCAGCCTTAATGGTTCTTCTGTTCCTGCCGGTGGCAGGGACCGTTCAGGCGGATAATGAAGCGGTCCGCGCACCGGGAGCGGCCTCGGGTACAGTGGTCAGCGGACCTGTGTTCATTATTCCGGTGGACCAGGAGATTGAGCGGGGTCTGCAGAGCTTTCTGGAACGGGGCTTTCAGGAAGCAGCGAATTACGGCGCAGTTCTGATTGTTCTGGAGATCGATACACCTGGAGGACGGGTGGATTCCGCCGAACGAATTGGCACCCTGGTCAGAGACAGCAAGATCCCGGCCGTGGCCTATATTAAAGGCAACGCCGCTTCCGCAGGCAGCTATATTGCACTGAGCGCGGACGCTATTATCATGAAGCCGGGGAGTATGATCGGGGCCGCTTCGCTGGTGGACACAAACGGGAAGAGCGTGGAAGACGCCAAGATGATTTCGTACTGGAAATCCAAAATGATCGGGGCTGCCTCGCTGAACGGGCGTGATCCTGAAGTGGCTGCCGGCATGATGGATGTTCATGTGGTAGTTAACCGCCCGGAGCTGGGTGTGAACAAGCAGGCGGGCGAGATTATCGCTCTGAGCAGCAATGAAGCGCTTCAGGCCGGTTACGCCGACCGGATTGCAGGAACGGAGCAGGAGGCGATTACCTGGCTGGGCTACTCGACAGACGACATTTTTCGCGTTGAGCATACAGGTGCGGAGAAAATGTCGCAATTTCTGACCCATCCGGTAGTCATGACGATTCTGCTCTTTGTGGGCATCGCCGGTGTGTTTATCGAGCTGCTGGTGCCCGGCTTCGGGGTGCCCGGAATTGTCGGTACGCTGGCATTCGCCCTCTACTTCTTCGGTAACTATGTGGCCGGCTTCGCCGGGGCGGAGACGCTGTTGCTGTTCATTCTGGGGCTGGTGATGCTAATTCTGGAGCTGTTTGTGCCGAGCTTCGGTATTCTGGGGATACTCGGTTCCATCAGTCTGGTGGCGGGTGTTGTGAGGGCTGCTTACAGCTTTACACATGCGCTGTTCAGCCTTGGCATTGCTTTTTCAGCGGCGGCTGTGGTCATTGTGTTTGTGGCCGTAGTCTTCAAGGAGCGGGGAATCTGGAACCGGTTCATCCTTCAGGATAGCCTTACCAGAGAGAAAGGGTTTGTGCCTGTCCCGGAGAAGCTGCGTCTGATCGGAGCCTCCGGCATGAGTGTAACCCCGCTGCGTCCGGCCGGAACCGCCACCTTTGACGGTGAACGGATTGATGTGGTGACAGAAGGCGGGTTCATCGAGGCACAGACTGCCGTATCCGTGGTGAAGGTTGAGGGCGGCCGTGTGGTAGTGAAGGAAGCTGTGAAATAATTTTTACATATATCAAAATATGGGAGGCTGGTAAGCGTATGTTGGAAGCATCTATGATAACTTTTTTGCTGATCGCGGTAGCCGTGATTATTGTACTAAGCGTCTTCTTCAGCTTTTTCCCGGTAATGCTGTGGGTGTCCGCATGGGCCTCCGGGGTCAAAATCAGCATTATCACGCTGGTAGCGATGCGTCTGCGCCGGGTAACACCGAGCCGGATTGTCAATCCGCTGATTAAGGCGACCAAGGCCGGACTGGGGCTGAATATCAATCAGCTTGAGAGCCATTATCTGGCCGGAGGGAATGTAGACCGGGTAGTGAACGCGCTGATTGCCGCCCAGAGAGCGGATATTCCGCTGGAATTCACACGTGCCGCCGCCATCGATCTGGCCGGGCGCGACGTGCTGCTGGCGGTTCAGATGAGCGTTAACCCGCGTGTCATTGAGACGCCTATTGTTGCGGCTGTGGCCAAGAACGGGATTGAAGTCAAGGTCAAGGCACGGGTAACGGTGCGGGCCAATATCGACCGGCTGGTCGGCGGTGCGGGCGAAGAGACGATTATTGCCCGTGTCGGCGAGGGGATTGTAACCACAGTCGGCTCCAGTAACTCGCATAAGGATGTGCTGGAGAATCCGGATTCCATTTCCCGCACCGTTTTATCCAAGGGTCTGGACTCGGGGACTGCCTTTGAAATTCTGTCCATTGATATTGCGGATGTGGATGTAGGCAAGAACATTGGTGCGTACCTGCAGACCGAACAGGCAGAAGCAGATAAGCGTATCGCCCAGGCGAAGGCTGAAGAACGCCGGGCGATGGCAGTTGCCCATGAGCAGGAGATGAAGGCCCGCGTGGTCGAGATGAAGGCGCTGGTCGTTGAATCCGAATCCCAGGTTCCCTTGGCGATGGCCGAAGCGCTGCGCTCCGGCAAGCTTGGCGTGATGGATTATATGAATCTGAAAAATATCGAGGCAGATACGCAGATGCGCGGCTCCCTCGGCAAACTAAACGATGGGGACGACAGCAGCCGTCCGCCTCACAAATAAAGGGATGTGAGCTCCCATGAGCGGCATGATCTATTTCCTGGTGCTGGCGGCCATAGCGATCATCACCAATCTGAACAAAAAGAAGGGCAAAGACAAACAGGTCCCGCGCGGGGGGATGCCTACTTTTGGCGGCGGCGGAGGGAACCTTGGCAATCCGCTGCCCCGCCGCCGGAAGGCCGAGCGTGAGGAGCAGCGTGGCAGCGGTTTTCCGGCACCCGCTGAAACAAGAGCGGAACCGGACCAGCCTGCCCCGCAGCCGGATGCACAGGAGGCACCGTCTTCGCCAGCATGGGCTGAGGCCGAGCCGCCGGCTGCCGGTGATGAGACCGGCGAAGGGGTGTCTTTGGAACAGGCCGATGATCTGGACAGCGTGGAGGCCCGCACAGCACGTATGCAGCGGGAGCTTGAGGAGCTGCAGGCTGCCTTCGACGGAATGGCGGCTGCTGTCCCGTCTGCGGGCTCTGAAGCAGGTGGAGAGGGCACTGGCGCAGCTTCACCAGCATTCGCCAGCCATCCGCTCACAGGCGACCCTGACGCGTTGCGCAGCGGTCTGGTGTGGGCGGAGGTGCTGGGGCCGCCCCGCGCCCGCCAGCCGCATTCCACGCGGCGTTAAGAACTTGCCTTCGCTTTCTGGCCAACATGTATGCTGCATATAAGCCTGAATCCATTCCTTAGCGGGAAGGGATTCAGGCTTTTTTGCTATTTTGCCGGGAGACCGCATGTGAGTTCTTCTCATAAACGGCCGCCCTGCCGCATAAGGTGTACAGAAGGCAGGAAGGGGGAGCGTCTACTTATGACCCGTATCGGCCGCAGGCTGCGGGGATGGACAAACGGGATATTGGATCTTCCGCAGGATGTGCTGCAGGAGATGCCCCGGATCACCCTGATCGGCAATAAGGAGCTGTATATTGAGAACCACCGCGGCGTGCTGCATTTTTCTTCGGAGCAGCTCAGGCTGGCATTAACCCAAGGAGTGCTGGAGATTTCCGGCGAAGGACTGGTCATTCGCAACATTCTGGGCCAGGAGCTTGCCGTCATTGGAGTAATCGGTGAAATCAGATATAAGGAAAGTGGGGAGAATCCATGAAAGAACCGCCTCTGTCATCACTGCGGGGGTTCGTTACACTGCATGTGAGCGGACCGCAGGTGGAGAAATTCATTAATGCTGTAACCGGAGCGGGCATCATCATCTGGGATGTGAGGCCTGCCGGGGACGGCGCTTCTTTGAATCTGCTGCTGGATGACTTTTTCCGGCTCCGCCCGCTCCTCAAAAAGACAGGCTGCCTTATGCATGTTACAGCCAGGCACGGACTTCCCTTTCGCCTCGCGCGCTTGTGGAGACGGAAATTTTTTGCCGCAGGGATACTGATCTTCGGTGTAGGCCTGCTGCTGCTCTCCTCGATGATCTGGAGCGTCAAGGTGGAAGGGAATACCCGCATTCCGACCGAGGACATTCTGGAAGCCGCACGTAAGGAAGGCGTCTACCCGTTTCAGTGGATTTGGCGCATGCAGGAGTCGGACGAGCTCTCCCGGGAGCTGACCACCCTGGTTCCGGGCTTGACTTGGGCCGGGTTCCACCGGAACGGGACGAGCATTACCATACAGGTCGTCGAAGCCGACCGCCCGGATAATAAACCGCTGCTCAGCCAGCGCCATCTCATCAGCCGGACCGATGCGGTGGTGACTGAAATCTATGCGGAGCAGGGCAGACCGGTGGTCAGCCGGAATTCGCGGGTCAAAAAAGGGGACATCCTCATCTCCGGAGCACTGGGTGACGAAGAGAATACCGAGTTTGTTGTCGCCAAAGGCATGGTTAAAGGCCTAGTATGGCATGAATATAATCTGGAGGTACCGCTCAAAAGAACGGGCAGTGCGTATACAGGAGAACGCAAGGACCGCACCTATCTCGTTCTCGGCAAGTGGGCGATTCAGCTGTGGGGCTACGGGGACTCCGGGTTTGCAAAGTCACGTACGCTTTCAGAGCCCGACATGCTGTCGTGGCGTTCTTTTCAGCTGCCGCTGGGCCTGATGACCGAGAAGGAACTGGAGATCAAGGCTACCGCTGAAGCGCTTACTCCAGAGGCAGCCAGAGCGGAGGGACTAACGCGGGCCAAGAGCGATATTTTGGCGCGTTACGGCGCTGATAGCGTCATCAAAAGTCAAAAAATTTTGCATGAGAAGAAAGAGAATGGTAAAGTTTATATGAAAGTGCTGTTTGAGGTGGAAGAGAGAATCGCGGAAGAACTTCCGATAGTAAACAATTGAGGAGAATGAGGCTACTTGTCAGAACAGACTGCAAGCATTCAAATATCTTTGCACAATGCGGGAGAAGCGCAATCCCTGTTCGGCCCGCAGGACGGATTCCTGAAAATCATTGAGAAAGAAATTCCGGCTGTTATTAACTCACGCGAGGCCGAAATTACGATTCGCGGTACGGAGCGGGAAGTGGACATGCTGGGCCAGCTCTTCAACGTGCTGCTGTCACTCGTACGCGGGGGTTATATATTGAGCGAACGCGATGTGCAGTATGCCGTGGAGCTGGCGAAGGATTTCCGTGCCGACCAGCTGCTGGACCTGTTCAAGGGCGAGATTACAACCACCTTCCGCGGCAAGCCGATCCGTGTCAAGACGATTGGTCAGAAGCATTATGTGAGCACCATCAAAAAGCGTGATATCGTCTTCGGCATTGGCCCGGCGGGCACAGGCAAGACTTATCTGGCTGTGGTCCTCGCGGTGACGGCGCTGAAGGAAGGCTCGGTCAAACGGATCGTGCTTACGCGTCCGGCTGTAGAGGCCGGGGAGAACCTGGGCTTCCTCCCGGGAGATTTGCAGGAGAAGGTAGATCCGTATCTGCGGCCGCTCTACGACGCCTTGTACGACGTTATGGGGCCTGATCAGGTGGCGAAAGCGCTGGAGCGCGGGCTGATCGAGATTGCACCGCTTGCCTATATGCGCGGACGTACGCTGGAGGATGCTTTTATCATCCTTGATGAAGCGCAGAATACCACGCCCGAACAAATGAAAATGTTCCTCACCCGTCTGGGCTTCGGCTCCAAGATGGTCATCACGGGCGATGTGACCCAGATCGATTTGCCGCGCGGCAAGAAGTCAGGGCTGATCGAAGCCAAAACGATTCTTTCCGGTATCGAGGAGCTTGGCTTTGTCTACTTCGCTGAGCAGGACGTTGTCCGTCATTCCCTTGTACAGAAAATTATCGTTGCCTATGACCGCTCTGCCGAAAACCTCCAATAAAAAAGGGGATTGTCTTCATGGCCTCAAAGCAACCATCGAAATTAAGCGGATTTGTATATAGCAGTAGCGGATGGAAGTATAGCGCGGTGACGCGCTATGCTCTTTTCCTGTTACTGGCCGTTGTTTTCTACCTCAGCCTGTCCTCTGATCTGCTGCCCAAAAGGTATGATATCAAAGAGGGAACCCGCAGTGCCAAGGAGATTACAGCTCCCAAGCAAATTCTGGACACCAACGCCAAGCTCAAGGCCCAGGAGACTGCTGCAGAGAATGTGACCAACCGTTATGCCATTATTCCTATCCGGGCGGAGAATCTAGTAACTCTGCTGCTGGACCGGATCGGCGGGCTGAATCAGGATGATACGATTTCACAGAGTGAGAAGACAGAGATTTACCGGGAAGAGATTCCGCGGCGGGCGAATGATTTTATTCTTAATTTCGTGGCTGCCAGCCAGAAAGCCGGAACTTACTCCGAGCATCTGCTGAATGAAATGCAGTCCGTCATCAAGGATCAGGCCTACGTCATTCCGGAAGAGACCTATATCAAGATCCCGCGCCTGACTTCACAGGATATTATCGAAATGAAGCCGGTGGCCCGGGATATTGTCACTAAGCTGATGAATGATCAGATTACCGACGCCCAGAGCGCGCGCGCCAAGGTGGCCGAGCAGGTCAGTGTCAGTTCCCTGGGCCAGCGGACCGCCCGTGAGGTGGTGCAGGAGCTGGTGCGCCTGGTCATTACCGCCAATAAATTCTATGACGAGGATGCGACCAAGGAGGCGAAGGTGCAGGCCCGTCAGAATACACCGGATGTGTTCATCGAGCAGGGGGATGTGCTGGTCGCCAAGAATCAGGAGATTACCCCTGAGCTGTACAAGCTGCTGGATGAGAACGGGCTGCTCAGCAAAGAGATTAATTACTGGCCGCAGCTCGGCCTGCTGCTGCTCTCTGCACTGTTGTCCTTTGGTCTGATGACCTTCATCCGCTACAATGGCGGAGCTTCAGGCTTCAAATACAATAACTCCCAGCTGCTCATGCTGGTACTGGTCTTTATCATTACGATTGTTATGATGAAGCTTACGGCCTTCCTGCAGACCGATGTGCGGACATATATCGGCTATCTGGCACCTGTGGCTCTCGGTGCGATGCTGATCTCCATGCTGCTGGACATGACTTTAGCTTATTTCTGTTCCATTCTGTTCAGCATTCTGGCCAGTATCCTGCTGAATGTTCAGCAGAATACTATCTTTGATTTCACCTTCGGCTTCTTTGCCCTAATCGTAAGTTATGTTGCCATCTTCTCGACCCACCGTGCCGGACAACGCTCAACGCTGCTGAAGGGCGGTATTATGGTGTCTTTGCTCGGCTGTTTGACCGTAGCCATACTGACTATGCTGAGCGGAGGCGTATGGAATGAGACGAATACGTTATACGCTCTGTGCTTTTCCTTTGCCGGGGGGCTGCTTACCGCAGTGCTGGTCATTGGCCTGATGCCTTTCTTCGAGGTAACGTTCGGCATTCTGTCGGCACTGAAGCTCGTAGAACTGTCTAACCCGAACCATCCGTTGCTGCGCAAGCTGCTTACTGAGACGCCGGGAACTTATCACCACAGCGTAATGGTAGGCAATCTGTCCGAGGCTGCGGCCGAAGCGATTGGTGCGGACGGCTTGCTGTGCCGGGTAGGCTCGTATTATCATGATATCGGCAAGACGAAGCGCCCGTTCTATTTCATAGAGAACCAGAACAATATGGAGAATCCGCATGACTCGATTGAGCCGAAGCTGAGCAAGTCGATCATTGTGGCCCACGCCCGGGACGGGGTGGAGATGCAGAAGGAATACAAGCTGCCGAAGCCGATCCGCGATATTGCGGAGCAGCATCACGGCACGACATTCCTGCATTATTTTTATCATAAGGCATTGAAGCTTGCAGAGGATAAGGGTGTAGAGCCGGACTTCACGGAGGAGGATTTCCGTTATCCCGGCCCGAAGGCGCAGTCGAAGGAATCCGCAGTCGTCGGGATCGCCGACAGTGTGGAGGCTGCCGTGCGTTCGCTCCGCAAGCCAACCGTAGTGCAGGTGGAGACCATGATTGAGAAAATTATTAAAAGCCGGCTGGATGACCATCAGTTCGATGAATGCGATCTGACGCTCAAGGAGCTGGATATTATTTCGCGGACACTGAAAGAGACAGTAATGGGTATTTTCCATTCCCGGATTGAATACCCCGAGGATGTGCGCAAGCCCAAAAAAGAGGAAGGGGCGATCAAAAATGAGCCTGAACGTCGTTTGGAACAATGAACAGGATGAACATGAAATTAACGGCGATCTGATTGAGCTGCTGGAGCGGCTTCTTCGGGCGGCAGGCGAAGCGGAAGGGATTGACTCAGGGGAAGTGGATCTGACCTTCGTCAATAACGAACGCATTCACGAGCTGAATCTGGAGTACCGCGGTATTGACCGTCCGACAGATGTACTCTCCTTCGCCATGAATGAGGCCGGAGAAGACGAGCTGGAGATTAAATATGACTTAGCGGATGAAGACGAAGAGCTGGAAGAGGTGCCGAATGTGCTTGGGGATATTATCATCTCGGTTACCCGGGCGCAGGAGCAGGCTGAGGAATACGGCCATTCGCTGGAGCGGGAGCTGGGCTTCCTGTTCGTCCACGGATTCCTGCATTTGCTGGGCTATGATCATCAGGAGCCGGAGGCTGAGGCCGAAATGATGTCCAAGCAGGAGAAGGCTCTGGCTCAGGTCGGGTTGACACGCTAATGGTCAAGAATACGGCGGTGGGCCACAAAAAATTCTGGCATTCCTTTCGCTTCGCAGCGCACGGCATTGCAGCAGCCTTCAAATCGGAGCTGAACATGAAGGTGCATAGCGGCCTTGCTGTTCTCGTAGTGGCTGCCGCCGCTGTGTTCAGGCTTCCTCTGTCAAGCTGGATGCTGCTGCTGCTGGCCATTACGCTGGTGCTGACAGCCGAGCTGCTCAACACGGCGATAGAAGCGACGATTGATCTGGTTTCGCCTGAGATTCACCCCTTGGCTAAGAAGGCCAAAGATACCGCCGCAGGAGCCGTGCTGCTTACGGCGGTGTTTGCCGTGATTGCCGGAATCTATGTTTTTTATCATCCCGTGATGGACTGGATCACAGGTCTTATGTCATAATCAGTTTACAACTTCAGCTGGTGTAAGAGGCGGACCCGCTTTGCGCGCTCCGTCATCTTTAATTAGAGTGACATTTCCGGGACAATGAAGAAGATGCTAATTAAAACTAAGTGTATGCTTACGAAGCGAGTTTTGTACGAAGACTAATCGAAGCAGTATCTGCTCACAAGACTTAAGCAGATGCTTACGAAGTGAGTTTTATCTCGAAGGGATTTCAATGAAGAGGATGCTCGATAAAACTTTTAGGAGGACAACTATGGATTCTGCGCTACTTCTTCAGGAAGCAATCAAGGCAAGAGCCAATGCATATATACCATATTCCCGCTTCGGGGTGGGTGCAGCGCTGCTGGATCAGGACGGCAAGGTCCACCACGGCTGCAATATCGAGAATGCCGCTTACGGTCCCACCAACTGCGGCGAGCGAACGGCCATGTTCCGCGCCATTGCGGACGGGCATAAGCCCGGTACCTTCAAAGCTATCGCAGTCGTGGCCGACACAGACGGCCCGGTATCTCCTTGCGGCGTCTGCCGTCAGGTGATGGTCGAGCTATGCGGACCTGATATGCCGGTTATTCTCGGCAACCTCAAGGGTGATATTGTGGAGACAACCGTGCGTGACCTGCTTCCCGGCGCCTTTGGCCCGGCGGATCTGGCGCAGGGACAGAGCTCGGAGTGATGACAGCAGGCTGGTGCTGGTACTAAGGACTTCAACATATTGCTGCTGTTGGGCACTCTACTGTATAACGTACAATAGATTGTGCCAAAATTGGATGCAAGATAGGTTCTGTTGTATTTCGTGCAATTGAAAACGGGAAATAACCTGTTTATGGCCTGTTTGCGGCAAATCTGCTGTATAAAATACAATAGAACCGTTAAAGAGCCTAAGATTTGCTTATTCTGTTGTACAAAATACAATTAAGCCTGCTGGTGCTGGTGCTGGTGCTGGTGCTGGTGCTGGTGCTGGTGCTGGTGCTGGCACTGGCACTGACATCACCAGGAGCGGTTCGGTTGTTCAACTAATCAGTCTCTTATGCACCGTAGTCAAGCGTGCTTCAGAGCTAACTGTATATTGTACAACTAACTTTCCACTATTCCCGCCAAAAGTTGATTTAAGTGTAATTTGTACAACTATATTCATCGGATATCGCCGAAAGTGACTTTGATGCGGAAAATAGATGTATGAATTACAACTACACTCTAATATCCTCTGTTTTGGAGCAGAATAAGTGTACAAAATACAACTAAGCTGGTTGTGGGCATGGCAGGCTAGTTATTGTGGGAATGCCGGGCTAGTTGTTGCGAGTCGGCATGGTTAGGATTCAGGAATTCAACAAATTAGTCTTCCCCGCGCCTCAGTCAAGCGTGTTCCCGCAGGGAACGAAAAGCGTTCATGCTCCGCAGCTACCTGTCCCGCGCCGCATGCTGGTCACAGCCAATCAACCGCGCCGCCGTCAAGCGTGTTCCCGCAGGGAACGGTAAGCGCTCATGCTCCAAAGTCTCTTACCGCGCCGACCGCTGTGCCCACGCCAATTCCGGGTGTCCAGAGGGCCGTGGCCCTTGGTGTCCCCCTTGGCGAAGGGGGATTTAGGGGGATCGAAAAGCTTTAAGAGTGAACGCTTTTGAATTGATATTAAGTTTGAACTAGATTCATCTAAAACGCCATGGACAATTATAACCACGTAGTAAGGAAGGAAGATCATATGAAATTCAAATCAGGGTTTGTCGCCATTATCGGCAGACCAAACGTAGGTAAATCAACACTCATGAACCAGGTGATCGGCCAGAAGATTGCCATTATGTCGGACAAGCCGCAGACCACCCGCAACAAGATTCACGGGGTCTATACGGCGAATAACTCACAGATTGTATTCCTGGACACCCCGGGTATCCATAAAAGACAGTCCAAGCTCGGCGATTACATGAATCAGACGGCGATGAGCACGCTGCATGAGGTGGAAGCGGTGTTGTTCCTGGTGGATGCTTCTGAGGGAATGGGCGGCGGAGACCGTTTTATCGCGGAACAGCTTAGCAGCATTAAGACTCCGGTCATTCTGGTGATGAACAAGATTGACAAGATCGAACCGGAAGTGCTGCTGCCGATGATTACGGAATATAACAAGCTGCATACGTTCGCCGAGATTGTGCCGATCTCAGCCAAGCTGGGCAATAACG
The sequence above is a segment of the Paenibacillus sp. FSL R7-0204 genome. Coding sequences within it:
- the rpsU gene encoding 30S ribosomal protein S21 encodes the protein MSETKVRKNETIDAALRRFKRSIAKDGVLAEVKKRKHYEKPSVKRKKKSEAARKRKF
- a CDS encoding diacylglycerol kinase family protein — translated: MVKNTAVGHKKFWHSFRFAAHGIAAAFKSELNMKVHSGLAVLVVAAAAVFRLPLSSWMLLLLAITLVLTAELLNTAIEATIDLVSPEIHPLAKKAKDTAAGAVLLTAVFAVIAGIYVFYHPVMDWITGLMS
- the floA gene encoding flotillin-like protein FloA (flotillin-like protein involved in membrane lipid rafts) — encoded protein: MLEASMITFLLIAVAVIIVLSVFFSFFPVMLWVSAWASGVKISIITLVAMRLRRVTPSRIVNPLIKATKAGLGLNINQLESHYLAGGNVDRVVNALIAAQRADIPLEFTRAAAIDLAGRDVLLAVQMSVNPRVIETPIVAAVAKNGIEVKVKARVTVRANIDRLVGGAGEETIIARVGEGIVTTVGSSNSHKDVLENPDSISRTVLSKGLDSGTAFEILSIDIADVDVGKNIGAYLQTEQAEADKRIAQAKAEERRAMAVAHEQEMKARVVEMKALVVESESQVPLAMAEALRSGKLGVMDYMNLKNIEADTQMRGSLGKLNDGDDSSRPPHK
- the ybeY gene encoding rRNA maturation RNase YbeY gives rise to the protein MSLNVVWNNEQDEHEINGDLIELLERLLRAAGEAEGIDSGEVDLTFVNNERIHELNLEYRGIDRPTDVLSFAMNEAGEDELEIKYDLADEDEELEEVPNVLGDIIISVTRAQEQAEEYGHSLERELGFLFVHGFLHLLGYDHQEPEAEAEMMSKQEKALAQVGLTR
- a CDS encoding PhoH family protein, with amino-acid sequence MSEQTASIQISLHNAGEAQSLFGPQDGFLKIIEKEIPAVINSREAEITIRGTEREVDMLGQLFNVLLSLVRGGYILSERDVQYAVELAKDFRADQLLDLFKGEITTTFRGKPIRVKTIGQKHYVSTIKKRDIVFGIGPAGTGKTYLAVVLAVTALKEGSVKRIVLTRPAVEAGENLGFLPGDLQEKVDPYLRPLYDALYDVMGPDQVAKALERGLIEIAPLAYMRGRTLEDAFIILDEAQNTTPEQMKMFLTRLGFGSKMVITGDVTQIDLPRGKKSGLIEAKTILSGIEELGFVYFAEQDVVRHSLVQKIIVAYDRSAENLQ
- a CDS encoding HD family phosphohydrolase, which codes for MASKQPSKLSGFVYSSSGWKYSAVTRYALFLLLAVVFYLSLSSDLLPKRYDIKEGTRSAKEITAPKQILDTNAKLKAQETAAENVTNRYAIIPIRAENLVTLLLDRIGGLNQDDTISQSEKTEIYREEIPRRANDFILNFVAASQKAGTYSEHLLNEMQSVIKDQAYVIPEETYIKIPRLTSQDIIEMKPVARDIVTKLMNDQITDAQSARAKVAEQVSVSSLGQRTAREVVQELVRLVITANKFYDEDATKEAKVQARQNTPDVFIEQGDVLVAKNQEITPELYKLLDENGLLSKEINYWPQLGLLLLSALLSFGLMTFIRYNGGASGFKYNNSQLLMLVLVFIITIVMMKLTAFLQTDVRTYIGYLAPVALGAMLISMLLDMTLAYFCSILFSILASILLNVQQNTIFDFTFGFFALIVSYVAIFSTHRAGQRSTLLKGGIMVSLLGCLTVAILTMLSGGVWNETNTLYALCFSFAGGLLTAVLVIGLMPFFEVTFGILSALKLVELSNPNHPLLRKLLTETPGTYHHSVMVGNLSEAAAEAIGADGLLCRVGSYYHDIGKTKRPFYFIENQNNMENPHDSIEPKLSKSIIVAHARDGVEMQKEYKLPKPIRDIAEQHHGTTFLHYFYHKALKLAEDKGVEPDFTEEDFRYPGPKAQSKESAVVGIADSVEAAVRSLRKPTVVQVETMIEKIIKSRLDDHQFDECDLTLKELDIISRTLKETVMGIFHSRIEYPEDVRKPKKEEGAIKNEPERRLEQ
- the yqfC gene encoding sporulation protein YqfC produces the protein MTRIGRRLRGWTNGILDLPQDVLQEMPRITLIGNKELYIENHRGVLHFSSEQLRLALTQGVLEISGEGLVIRNILGQELAVIGVIGEIRYKESGENP
- the era gene encoding GTPase Era, coding for MKFKSGFVAIIGRPNVGKSTLMNQVIGQKIAIMSDKPQTTRNKIHGVYTANNSQIVFLDTPGIHKRQSKLGDYMNQTAMSTLHEVEAVLFLVDASEGMGGGDRFIAEQLSSIKTPVILVMNKIDKIEPEVLLPMITEYNKLHTFAEIVPISAKLGNNVNTLLEQVQKYLPEGPQYYPDDQITDHPEQFVCAELIREKILHLTREEVPHSIAVAIEDMSVEPNGVVHISAVIFVERDSQKGIIIGKQGALLKEVGRRARTDIENLLGSKIFLELWVKVKKDWRNQDRVLRDLGFHKE
- a CDS encoding NfeD family protein, producing the protein MVLLFLPVAGTVQADNEAVRAPGAASGTVVSGPVFIIPVDQEIERGLQSFLERGFQEAANYGAVLIVLEIDTPGGRVDSAERIGTLVRDSKIPAVAYIKGNAASAGSYIALSADAIIMKPGSMIGAASLVDTNGKSVEDAKMISYWKSKMIGAASLNGRDPEVAAGMMDVHVVVNRPELGVNKQAGEIIALSSNEALQAGYADRIAGTEQEAITWLGYSTDDIFRVEHTGAEKMSQFLTHPVVMTILLFVGIAGVFIELLVPGFGVPGIVGTLAFALYFFGNYVAGFAGAETLLLFILGLVMLILELFVPSFGILGILGSISLVAGVVRAAYSFTHALFSLGIAFSAAAVVIVFVAVVFKERGIWNRFILQDSLTREKGFVPVPEKLRLIGASGMSVTPLRPAGTATFDGERIDVVTEGGFIEAQTAVSVVKVEGGRVVVKEAVK
- a CDS encoding cytidine deaminase, which codes for MDSALLLQEAIKARANAYIPYSRFGVGAALLDQDGKVHHGCNIENAAYGPTNCGERTAMFRAIADGHKPGTFKAIAVVADTDGPVSPCGVCRQVMVELCGPDMPVILGNLKGDIVETTVRDLLPGAFGPADLAQGQSSE
- the yqfD gene encoding sporulation protein YqfD, giving the protein MKEPPLSSLRGFVTLHVSGPQVEKFINAVTGAGIIIWDVRPAGDGASLNLLLDDFFRLRPLLKKTGCLMHVTARHGLPFRLARLWRRKFFAAGILIFGVGLLLLSSMIWSVKVEGNTRIPTEDILEAARKEGVYPFQWIWRMQESDELSRELTTLVPGLTWAGFHRNGTSITIQVVEADRPDNKPLLSQRHLISRTDAVVTEIYAEQGRPVVSRNSRVKKGDILISGALGDEENTEFVVAKGMVKGLVWHEYNLEVPLKRTGSAYTGERKDRTYLVLGKWAIQLWGYGDSGFAKSRTLSEPDMLSWRSFQLPLGLMTEKELEIKATAEALTPEAARAEGLTRAKSDILARYGADSVIKSQKILHEKKENGKVYMKVLFEVEERIAEELPIVNN
- a CDS encoding GatB/YqeY domain-containing protein — protein: MNLSERLNEDMKQAMKSKDKFTLSTIRMVRSTIKYLEIDLKRTLDDNEVLDILSREIKQRKDALQEFEAAGRDELAASTKAEIEIIIKYLPEQLTEEEIKVIVQQTIQETGASSKSEMGKVMSALMPKVKGRADGKLVNQAVQQFLQ